A window of Desulfobacterales bacterium contains these coding sequences:
- a CDS encoding histone deacetylase, which translates to MGIKIGIARDDRFLAHKTGHFHPEHPKRLDAIYRMLDREFAGRLQTYTALPAAMDLVEAVHSPEHIRRILKTAEQHVTNLAPDTPVSAKSYMAAWLAAGSCIQGVDALLNSECTSFFALLRPPGHHALANRAGGFCIFNNVAIAARYALNHHRLERILVIDWDVHHGNGIQALFYHDPRVLYVSTHDLMLYPYSGEPEQTGTDWGEGYTINAPLGRSMTDDDIIWLYQAILSPVIESYRPELIMVSAGFDAHRDDPLGRSQWTEAAYTGITRLLIHAKKGVGDPPIFLALEGGYNPGALVSSVHSVLLELFENESRMPEVSPTYEKTRHLVHRLLKIHSKYGLMA; encoded by the coding sequence ATGGGGATAAAAATTGGCATTGCAAGGGATGACCGGTTTTTGGCGCATAAAACCGGTCATTTTCATCCCGAACATCCCAAGCGGCTGGATGCCATCTACCGGATGCTGGACCGGGAATTTGCCGGCCGGCTCCAAACCTATACGGCGCTGCCTGCGGCCATGGATCTGGTGGAAGCGGTCCATTCGCCGGAGCATATCCGGCGGATACTAAAAACCGCGGAGCAGCATGTTACCAACCTGGCCCCGGATACGCCGGTATCGGCAAAATCCTACATGGCGGCCTGGCTGGCAGCCGGCTCGTGCATTCAGGGGGTGGATGCCCTGTTAAACAGCGAATGCACGTCTTTTTTTGCCCTGCTCCGTCCGCCCGGCCATCACGCGCTGGCCAACCGGGCGGGCGGCTTCTGCATCTTCAACAACGTGGCCATAGCCGCCAGATATGCGCTAAACCATCACCGGCTGGAGCGGATCCTGGTGATTGACTGGGATGTCCACCATGGAAACGGCATTCAGGCGCTTTTCTATCATGACCCCCGGGTGCTCTATGTATCCACCCATGACCTGATGCTATACCCCTATTCCGGCGAGCCCGAGCAGACCGGCACCGACTGGGGCGAAGGCTACACCATCAATGCCCCGCTGGGCCGATCCATGACCGATGATGACATCATCTGGCTGTATCAGGCGATCCTCTCACCGGTGATTGAATCCTACCGACCGGAATTGATCATGGTATCCGCCGGCTTTGACGCGCACAGGGATGATCCGCTGGGCCGGTCCCAATGGACGGAGGCCGCCTATACGGGGATTACCCGGCTGCTCATCCATGCCAAAAAAGGGGTTGGGGACCCGCCCATATTTCTTGCCCTGGAAGGCGGGTATAACCCGGGCGCCCTTGTCAGCTCGGTTCATTCTGTGTTATTGGAACTTTTTGAGAACGAAAGCCGAATGCCGGAGGTATCACCCACTTATGAAAAAACCAGGCATCTCGTCCACCGGCTGCTTAAAATTCACTCAAAATACGGACTTATGGCATGA
- a CDS encoding sigma 54-interacting transcriptional regulator: protein MRDQPAIEGLFSSPVALKALIDEIPMGILILGPYRRIITMNRALEALTGFYREEAAGIGCHHILRSRICFKECPLLKLDKHSEPLSYESDIINKDRQRIPIRVTMAPVIDTSGEITGYIETVEDIRAINTHDAEMHQAFSYSHIIGKSPKMERIFQMLPLIAQNDSSVLITGETGTGKDMLAEAIHESSSRAKGPFIKVNCGALPETLLESELFGHKKGAFTGAVENKPGRFRLAQNGSLYLTEIGDLPLALQVKLLTFLDDKIVYPLGSSKGVHVDVRVIAATHRHLEQMVKAGEFREDLLFRLNVVRLHLPPLREREEDLRLLIDHFFNQFTTHFGKSVKGFTKRALDILKTYSYPGNVRELRNIIEYSVNVCQDEHIDSRHLPAYLTETPHEPKPRNEAMEAPQPMQTPPPRAAESVQGKNWAEIEKQMILDALYQAGGRRSKAAEILGWGRSTLWRKMKHYKIS, encoded by the coding sequence ATGCGTGATCAACCCGCCATAGAGGGACTGTTTTCCTCTCCAGTGGCGCTTAAAGCCCTGATTGATGAAATACCCATGGGCATCCTTATCCTGGGCCCCTATCGTCGCATTATCACCATGAACCGGGCCCTTGAGGCCCTGACCGGGTTTTACCGGGAGGAGGCCGCGGGTATCGGCTGCCATCACATCCTCCGCAGCCGGATCTGCTTCAAGGAATGCCCGCTGCTGAAACTGGATAAACACTCCGAACCGCTCTCCTATGAAAGCGACATCATCAACAAGGATCGCCAGCGGATTCCCATCCGCGTCACCATGGCCCCTGTCATTGACACCTCCGGCGAGATCACCGGCTACATCGAAACCGTGGAGGACATCCGGGCCATCAACACCCATGATGCGGAAATGCATCAGGCATTCAGCTATTCGCATATCATCGGCAAAAGCCCAAAGATGGAAAGAATCTTTCAGATGCTCCCGTTGATTGCGCAGAACGATTCCTCGGTACTGATTACCGGAGAGACCGGGACCGGCAAGGACATGCTGGCCGAAGCAATCCATGAGTCCTCAAGCCGGGCAAAGGGGCCGTTTATCAAAGTCAACTGCGGGGCCCTGCCGGAAACACTGCTTGAATCCGAACTTTTCGGCCACAAAAAGGGGGCGTTCACCGGGGCGGTAGAAAACAAGCCCGGCCGATTCCGGCTGGCCCAGAACGGCTCCCTTTATCTGACGGAAATCGGGGATCTGCCGCTCGCGCTCCAGGTCAAGCTCCTGACCTTTTTAGACGATAAGATCGTTTACCCTTTGGGCAGCTCAAAAGGCGTTCATGTGGATGTCCGGGTCATTGCCGCCACCCACCGCCACCTGGAGCAAATGGTGAAAGCCGGGGAATTCAGGGAGGACCTTTTGTTTCGGCTGAACGTGGTTCGCCTGCATCTGCCGCCGCTCAGGGAGCGGGAGGAGGATCTGCGGCTGTTGATCGATCATTTTTTTAACCAATTTACAACCCATTTCGGCAAATCCGTTAAAGGATTTACCAAGCGGGCCTTAGACATTTTAAAAACCTATTCATATCCCGGAAACGTCCGGGAACTAAGAAATATCATTGAATATTCCGTCAATGTCTGCCAGGATGAGCACATTGACAGCCGCCACCTCCCGGCCTATCTGACCGAAACACCGCATGAGCCGAAACCCCGGAACGAAGCCATGGAAGCGCCCCAGCCCATGCAAACGCCGCCCCCCCGGGCGGCGGAATCCGTTCAGGGCAAAAATTGGGCGGAAATTGAAAAACAAATGATACTTGACGCCCTGTATCAGGCCGGCGGCCGGCGCAGCAAAGCCGCAGAAATTCTCGGCTGGGGCAGAAGCACCCTATGGCGTAAGATGAAGCATTATAAGATAAGCTGA
- a CDS encoding response regulator, whose translation MNKVKVLLVDDEEEFVSALAERLDIRGIEAHVATDGEQALEMIENDTFPVIVLDVIMPGISGLEVMQRINAKQIDTVVILLTGHGSTKEGLEGMRMGAFDYLMKPLDIDELISKMHEAIESKNS comes from the coding sequence ATGAATAAGGTGAAGGTCTTACTTGTGGATGACGAGGAAGAGTTCGTCTCCGCCCTGGCTGAGCGGCTGGATATTCGGGGGATTGAAGCGCATGTGGCTACAGACGGGGAACAGGCCCTGGAAATGATCGAAAATGATACCTTTCCGGTGATCGTCCTGGATGTGATTATGCCCGGCATCAGCGGCCTTGAAGTAATGCAGCGGATCAATGCCAAACAGATCGATACGGTGGTGATTCTGCTCACCGGCCACGGCTCCACCAAGGAAGGCCTTGAAGGGATGCGTATGGGCGCATTCGATTACCTGATGAAGCCTCTTGACATTGATGAACTGATTTCCAAAATGCATGAAGCCATTGAATCCAAAAACTCATAG
- a CDS encoding AMP-binding protein: MIKARIPAHDTASANLQSYEETRRQFDWTEIEKEFSWYGKDRMNIITESIDRWAADPERTDHPAMIFQKQGVIEAYTYRQLKEKSCQWAAMLSKRGFTQGDRLITLLPPSPETFFAMAACARIGVIFCPIFATAGFYELEIRLESTAPKGVLTHPDLVEKLSYEFASNVEYIFLTQTTGPGLFSNETPLAAEIDAMPKEFPAEPLPGNAPLYMIFTSGSTRPPKGVIHTHQDMTGILASARWVLNVKPETILWTDADPAWVTGTVYGGLAPWLCGITSVIQGDPFTAANWYWTIERHRISVCYTTPRTIRDLMEAGDDLPSRYDLSSLRHMATVGAPLVPDLFYWGGKYLNCYPHDNWWMTETGIICIANLPSLDIKPGAIGKPIPGIKAAILDEAGEELPPLSLGELALKAPWPGLMHDLWHDSARFQKYFRNDQWFVTGDIALCDEEGYFYHQGRNDDLLKAGGDKLIGPFEIEQVLTTHPAVAEAAVISKGSEPGEGSSYLKAFLTLKKGYISSNRLNYEIKAYLKANFSKDIELREIVFLDALPKTRSGKLLRRVLRAWELGLPGGDVINMQD; encoded by the coding sequence ATGATTAAGGCAAGAATTCCGGCGCACGATACGGCATCCGCCAACCTGCAATCCTATGAGGAAACCCGGCGGCAATTTGATTGGACCGAAATTGAAAAGGAATTTTCCTGGTACGGCAAAGACCGGATGAACATCATCACCGAATCCATTGATCGGTGGGCGGCAGACCCGGAACGGACCGATCATCCGGCCATGATTTTCCAAAAGCAGGGGGTTATTGAAGCCTACACCTACCGGCAGCTCAAGGAAAAATCCTGCCAATGGGCGGCCATGCTTTCCAAACGGGGATTTACCCAGGGCGACCGGCTGATCACCCTGCTTCCGCCCTCACCGGAAACCTTTTTTGCCATGGCCGCCTGCGCCCGCATCGGGGTGATTTTCTGCCCCATATTCGCCACCGCCGGCTTTTATGAACTTGAAATTCGTTTAGAATCCACAGCCCCCAAAGGCGTGCTCACCCATCCGGACCTGGTGGAAAAGCTCTCCTACGAGTTTGCCTCAAATGTTGAATACATCTTCTTAACCCAAACCACCGGGCCCGGCCTGTTTTCCAATGAAACCCCGCTGGCGGCGGAAATCGATGCCATGCCCAAAGAATTTCCGGCAGAACCCCTGCCGGGAAACGCGCCGCTTTACATGATTTTTACCTCCGGCTCCACGCGCCCGCCCAAGGGCGTTATCCATACCCATCAGGATATGACGGGGATTCTGGCCTCCGCGCGATGGGTCCTGAATGTAAAGCCGGAGACAATCCTGTGGACCGATGCGGACCCCGCCTGGGTCACGGGCACGGTATACGGAGGGCTCGCCCCGTGGCTTTGCGGGATTACCTCGGTGATCCAGGGCGATCCGTTTACCGCGGCCAACTGGTACTGGACCATCGAGCGTCACCGGATATCGGTCTGCTATACCACCCCCCGCACCATCCGGGACTTGATGGAGGCGGGCGATGATCTGCCGTCCCGGTATGATTTAAGCTCCCTCAGGCATATGGCCACTGTGGGCGCGCCGCTGGTGCCGGATCTTTTCTACTGGGGCGGCAAATACCTCAACTGCTATCCGCATGACAACTGGTGGATGACCGAAACCGGCATCATCTGCATTGCCAACCTTCCGAGCCTGGATATAAAGCCGGGCGCCATTGGAAAGCCGATTCCGGGCATCAAGGCCGCCATTCTGGATGAAGCCGGCGAAGAGCTGCCGCCGCTTTCCCTGGGCGAACTGGCCTTAAAAGCGCCCTGGCCGGGCCTGATGCATGACCTGTGGCATGACAGCGCACGATTCCAGAAATACTTCAGAAACGACCAGTGGTTTGTCACCGGCGATATCGCCCTCTGCGATGAGGAGGGCTATTTCTATCATCAGGGCCGAAACGATGATCTCTTAAAAGCCGGGGGGGACAAGCTGATCGGCCCCTTTGAAATCGAACAGGTCCTGACCACCCACCCGGCGGTGGCGGAAGCCGCGGTTATTTCCAAAGGCAGCGAACCCGGCGAAGGGAGCTCCTACCTCAAGGCCTTTTTGACCTTAAAAAAGGGTTATATCAGCTCAAACCGGCTGAATTATGAAATCAAAGCCTACCTTAAGGCCAATTTCAGCAAGGATATCGAGCTGCGGGAAATCGTATTCCTCGACGCGCTTCCCAAAACCCGAAGCGGCAAGCTCCTGCGCCGCGTATTGCGGGCTTGGGAGCTGGGGCTGCCCGGGGGCGATGTCATCAACATGCAGGACTGA
- a CDS encoding NifB/NifX family molybdenum-iron cluster-binding protein, with amino-acid sequence MKKILIPIFGNDISPRFDLTAEVYILNVDKSGHYQDERIVVLPQISAEHLCHLILTENVHVVICGGIEDEYYQYLAWKRITVYDSVIGPWQAAVSRYLDNSLHSGDILDKLKEDSIHE; translated from the coding sequence ATGAAAAAGATTCTGATACCGATTTTCGGCAATGATATCTCCCCGCGATTCGACCTGACCGCTGAAGTTTATATCCTCAATGTTGACAAAAGCGGCCATTACCAGGATGAACGCATCGTGGTCCTGCCCCAGATCTCCGCCGAACATCTCTGCCATTTAATCCTTACGGAAAACGTCCATGTGGTGATCTGCGGCGGCATTGAAGATGAATATTACCAGTATCTGGCCTGGAAACGGATCACGGTTTACGACTCGGTAATCGGCCCGTGGCAGGCGGCAGTTTCGAGATATCTTGACAATTCCCTCCACTCCGGCGATATACTTGATAAGCTAAAGGAGGATTCCATACATGAGTGA
- a CDS encoding four helix bundle protein, with the protein MAKIERYLLSGWGHRNRNRDRDRYRDRRIMTLGHERLDVYHLSISYVAWVYEKAKGLNGVHRPARDQWLRASQSIPLNIAEGNGKTADADRRRYFEIARGSAIECATIQDVLVVGKALDKTESRSRKDELDRMAAMLSRLGGRGYQVREDHTFYGQEATGDFDPDSDSDLDGEGSSSPQGPAYHLQHPFQRTS; encoded by the coding sequence ATGGCAAAAATTGAGCGCTATCTGCTTTCTGGTTGGGGCCATCGAAATCGAAATCGGGATCGGGATCGCTATCGGGATCGACGCATCATGACGCTAGGACACGAGAGACTTGACGTTTACCATCTATCGATCAGCTACGTGGCCTGGGTATACGAAAAGGCCAAGGGGTTGAACGGCGTCCATCGCCCCGCACGGGACCAATGGCTTCGCGCGAGCCAGTCGATCCCGCTGAACATCGCCGAGGGCAACGGCAAGACCGCCGACGCGGACAGGCGGCGCTATTTTGAGATTGCGAGGGGCTCCGCGATAGAATGCGCCACCATTCAGGATGTTCTGGTTGTCGGCAAGGCGCTGGACAAGACCGAGAGCCGGAGCCGCAAAGACGAACTCGACCGCATGGCGGCGATGCTCAGCCGACTGGGCGGAAGAGGATACCAGGTTCGGGAGGATCATACATTCTATGGCCAGGAGGCTACAGGCGATTTCGATCCCGATAGCGATAGCGATTTGGACGGAGAAGGATCCTCGTCCCCCCAAGGGCCGGCATATCATTTACAACACCCTTTCCAGCGGACTTCTTAA
- a CDS encoding ATP-binding protein → MSETLTSERMNGRTSEKKTRRKLQHRYLRLRRNMIIIMVLVTIVPLTLMLLINAFQYQSKIKSERIEPMRAIVNKSTHSFELFLEERISAIRFLASSYTFKQLSEQKILNQVYHDLRDTFGGYVDLGLINSKGIQVSYAGPYELLNKDYSEQQWFQEVQVRGTYISDVFMGYRKFPHIALAAQHLKPDGTFWVLRATMDTKKFDNLIAAMGLSPISDAFIINPNGILQTESQFYGDVLEECRLSVPRGGAGTHVTEKTDPNGREVFQISSNFLKHDYTLVTVIPREIILKSWHSLRQEMILIFIISFVAILMVIFWVTTQLVKRIQDADERREAAFRNLEYTQKLSSIGRLAAGVAHEINNPLSIINEKAGLLKDLVEHDRYQDKDKLLKMTASINQSVNRCKSITQRLLGFARQIGVHYEMLDVNEVLKETIGFLKKEAISKNIHTRYELDEELSKISSDRGQLQQVFLNIINNAFAAVEKGGEVALKTREVDAYTIAASISDNGTGMTNETLKQIFEPFFTTNKQYGTGLGLSITYGIVKKLGGDIKVQSKLGEGSTFTIYLPKKQAGEQNE, encoded by the coding sequence ATGAGTGAGACTCTGACTTCGGAACGTATGAATGGCCGGACAAGCGAGAAAAAGACCCGGCGCAAACTCCAGCACCGATATCTCCGCCTCCGCCGCAATATGATCATCATTATGGTGCTTGTGACCATTGTGCCCCTGACCCTGATGCTGTTGATCAATGCCTTCCAGTATCAGTCCAAAATCAAGTCTGAGCGCATTGAACCCATGCGGGCCATCGTCAACAAGTCCACCCATTCCTTTGAACTGTTTCTGGAAGAGCGGATTTCGGCCATCCGGTTTCTGGCTTCCAGTTACACCTTTAAACAGCTTTCTGAGCAGAAAATATTGAACCAGGTCTACCATGATCTGCGCGACACCTTCGGCGGATATGTGGATCTGGGGCTAATCAACAGCAAGGGCATCCAGGTAAGCTATGCCGGTCCCTATGAGCTCTTGAATAAAGACTATTCTGAGCAGCAATGGTTCCAGGAGGTTCAGGTCCGGGGCACCTATATCAGCGATGTCTTCATGGGGTATCGAAAATTTCCGCACATCGCCCTGGCCGCCCAGCACCTGAAACCTGACGGCACCTTCTGGGTGCTGCGCGCCACCATGGACACAAAAAAATTTGACAACCTGATTGCGGCCATGGGGTTAAGCCCGATCAGCGACGCCTTTATCATCAACCCAAACGGCATTCTTCAAACCGAATCCCAGTTTTACGGCGATGTGCTTGAAGAATGCCGCCTCTCTGTCCCCCGGGGCGGCGCCGGCACCCATGTAACGGAAAAAACCGACCCGAACGGGAGAGAAGTTTTCCAGATTTCGTCAAATTTTTTAAAGCATGACTACACGCTGGTCACCGTGATTCCACGGGAGATCATTTTAAAATCCTGGCACTCCCTGCGCCAGGAGATGATCCTTATCTTTATCATCAGCTTTGTGGCCATCCTGATGGTCATTTTCTGGGTTACCACCCAGCTGGTCAAGCGCATTCAGGATGCGGATGAGCGCCGGGAGGCGGCATTCAGAAACCTGGAATACACCCAGAAGCTCTCCTCCATCGGGCGTCTGGCCGCAGGCGTGGCCCATGAAATCAACAACCCCTTGTCCATCATCAATGAAAAAGCCGGGCTGTTAAAAGATCTGGTCGAACATGACCGCTATCAGGACAAGGATAAACTCCTTAAAATGACCGCTTCCATCAATCAGTCCGTCAACCGCTGCAAATCGATCACCCAACGGCTGCTGGGATTTGCCCGTCAAATCGGGGTACATTATGAAATGCTGGATGTCAATGAGGTGCTCAAGGAAACCATCGGATTTCTGAAAAAAGAGGCGATTTCCAAAAACATCCATACCCGGTATGAACTCGATGAAGAACTGTCCAAAATATCCTCGGACCGCGGCCAGCTCCAGCAGGTTTTTTTAAATATCATTAACAATGCCTTTGCCGCGGTTGAGAAGGGCGGGGAGGTAGCCCTCAAGACCCGGGAGGTGGATGCGTATACGATTGCCGCCTCCATCAGCGACAACGGGACGGGTATGACCAATGAAACCCTCAAGCAGATATTCGAGCCGTTTTTCACCACCAATAAACAGTACGGCACCGGCCTCGGGCTGTCCATCACCTACGGCATCGTCAAAAAACTCGGCGGTGACATCAAGGTTCAGAGCAAACTTGGTGAAGGCTCCACATTTACCATCTATTTACCCAAAAAACAGGCGGGAGAGCAAAATGAATAA